The Pseudomonas sp. MM223 genome segment GGGCCTGGGCCTGGGCCGTCTGGGGCTGTTCACCAGCATCGTGCTGTTCGACCAGCGTGTGTCGATGTGGACCAGCCTGCTGGGGCTGACAGTGGCGGTGATTGCCAGCCTCAAGTTCGGCATGGCCTTCCTGCTGGTGTACCTGCTGTGGATCGGCATCACCCGCCTGATCCTCACCATCATGCTGCTGTGCTCCGGCCACAACGTGGGCCCCGCCTACCCGTTGATTCTTTATTACAACCAGATCATCGGCGCGCTGATGAAGATCTACGTGTTCTTCCGCCTCGACAAGCAGTCGTGGACGCGTCAGCCCACTGCCCTCAAGCGTGACCTCGCCAGCTTTCAACAATGGTTCAACACCTGGTCCTCGCGGACCATGACCTTCTCGGCTGCCAGCATCTTCGTTGCTGTGCTGTTCATGGTCGTGTGAGCCCAACCCGGATCGGATCTAACAGGAACAAACCACCATGAATACCGCCGTGAACGTCAATGTTGTGCATGAGTCCGAAGCCCAGCGTCAACACGCCCGGGTGCGCATTCCCGCCAAGCTGCGTTTCCTGGACGCCCAGCGCCAAACCCACGAAGTGAAGGTCGACGACCTTTCCGCCGGTGGCCTGAGCTTCCACACCAAGCAGCAACTGTCGGTAGGCGATGTGCTGCGCGGGCGCCTGCAGTTCGTGGTCGATAACCTGGGCCTGTCGATCGACATCGAGTTCCAGGTGCGCTCGTACAACCCGAGCAGCGGCCGTACCGGTGCGCAGTTCCAGAACCTTGAACCACGCGATATCGCCACGCTGCGGCACATCATCACCAGCCACCTGTCGGGTGAGCCTGATCAGCATCGGCGATGTGCTCAGCACCTTGCAGCGCGACAACTTCACCAAGGCACGCAAGCAGAAGGACGGTGGCTCGGGCCTGAGCGCCTTCGGCCGGCTCAAGGCCGTCACCGTCACCCTCGGCGTATTCGTGGTCGGCGTTGCCGCATTCGGCTTCGTCGCCAAATCGCTGTACGGCATGTACTTCGTCAGCCATGCCGAAGCCGGTGTGGTCGCGGTACCCACCACCACGGTCACCATGCCGCGCGACGGCACCGTAAGCAGCCTGGTCGAAAGTGGCGGGCAGATCACCAAGGGCGCTCCACTGGCCAGCTTTACCACCAGCATGCTGGACATGCTCAAGGGCAACCTGGACAACGCGCAGCTGGAGCCGGCGAAGATCGAGGAACTGTTCGGCAAGCAGCTGTCCGGCACCCTCACCAGCCCCTGTGATTGCGTGGTATCCCGCCAGTTGGTGGACGATGGCCAGTACGCAGCCAAAGGCCAGGCCATCTTCCAGCTGGTCCCGCGCACCACCACGCCGATGGTTGAGGCCCGCTTCAGCTACCGCCAGTTCGACGAGGTCAAGCCAGGCACCCAGGTCAACTTCCAGATTGCCGGCGAAGACGAAGTGCGCACCGGCCAGATCGTCAGCAGCGCCAGCCTCAACAGCGAAGACCTGGCCTCCGACATTCGCGTGCAGATCAAGCCTGACAGCGCCCTGCCCGCCGAACTGGCCGGCCGCCCGGCAGCGGTCAACAGCGACCGTGGCCCGTCGCTGAACTGGCTGATCGACAAAGCCGTGGCCCGTGGGCTGTAAGAGGACAAGCCGATGACTAGCAGACACCTCGATACCTGTGGGAGCTGGCTTGCCGGCGATCGAGTGCGCAGCACTCGCCCAGCAGATATATCGCCTGCACTGGCCTCTCGCCGGCAAGCCAGCTCCCACAGGGTCCGCGTGAACCTTGGTCTTTGTGCCCTGGCTGCCGCCATCACTCTGGCCGGCTGTGCAGGCCTGCCCGACCAGCGCCTGGCCAACGAAGCCATGAAGCGTGGTGATACGGCATTGGCCGAGCGCAATTACAAGGCCCTGGCCGACCTGGGCTACAGCGAAGCGCAGGTGGGCCTGGCGGACATCAAGGTGGCCACCCGCGACCCATCGCAAATCAAGGAAGCCGAGGCCACCTACCGCGCCGCGGCCGCCACCTCGCCCCGTGCCCAGGCGCGCCTTGGCCGTCTGCTGGTGGCCAAACCCGACAGCACCCAGGCCGAACGCGAGGAAGCCGAAACCCTGCTCAAGCAGGCCGCGAAACAGGGCGAAAGCAACACCCTGATTCCGCTGGCAATGCTGTACCTCAGCTACCCGCAGAGCTTCCCCAAGGTCAACGCGCAGCAGCAGATTGACCAGTGGCGCGCCGCCGGCAACCACGAAGCGGGCCTGGCCCAAGTGCTGCTGTACCGCACCCAGGGCACCTACGACCAGCACCTGGGCGACGTGGAAAAAATCTGCAAGACCGCGCTGAACACCACCGATATTTGCTACGTCGAGCTGGCCACCGTGTACCAGAAGCGTGGCCAGGCCGACCAGCAAGCCGCCCTGCTCGGCCAGCTGAAGTCCGCCTACACCCGCGGCGCCGTACCGGCCACCCGGGTCGACAGCGTGGCACGGGTACTGGCCGACCGCAGCCTGGGCCAGACCGACGAGAAAACCGCCAAAGACCTGCTTGAGCAGGTGGCCCCGGCCAACCCGGCATCCTGGGTCAGCCTGGCGCAACTGCTGTACGACTTCCCCGAACTGGGCGACACCGACCAGTTGCTGGCCTACATCGACAAGGGCCGTGAGGCCGAGCAGCCACGCGCCGAACTGTTGCTGGGCCGCCTGTACTACGAAGGCAAAACCCTGCCAGCCGACGCCAAAAAAGCCGAGCAGCACCTGCAGGCCGCCGCCGACGCCGGTGAAATCAGCGCCCATTACTACCTGGGCCAGCTGTACCGTCGCGGCTACCTGGGCAATGTCGAGCCGCAAAAGGCCGTCGACAACCTGCTGGCCGCCGCCCGTGGCGGGCAGAACAGCGCCGACTACGCCTTGGCCCAACTATTCAGTGAAGGCCACGGTATCCGCCCGCAACCGGGCAACGCCTGGGTGTTCGCCCAGCTGTCGCAAGTCAACCCGACGCCGCAATCAGCAGAACTGCTGCAGCAGCTCGATCAGCAACTCACGCCCGACCAGCGTAGCCAGGCCCAGCAGCTGCTGGCGCAAGAGAAGCAGGCACGCGGCAGCATGGCGCAGGGGGCCAACAGCACCCTGGCCATCGAAGCCCTGCAAGACGACGAAAAAGAAGTAGACGGTGAGGACTCGCTATGACGCTCAATCCCTTCGTGAAAGCCGGCATCGGCCTGAGCTTCGCCCTGCTGTGGTCCTGCCCGACCCTGGCGGAAATGACCGCCGAGAAAAACTTCGGCCTGGACGTGAAAATCACCGGCCAGTCAGAAGACGACCGTGACCTGGGCACCCGCCCTGGCGGCGACGTCAACGGCCTGGGCCTGGACCTGCGCCCATGGGTGTACGGCGAGCGCGGCAACTGGAGCGCCTATGCCATGGGCCAGGCGGTGGCAGCCACCGACACCATCGAAACCGACACCCTTCGCCAGAACGACGACGGCACCACCACCGACACCGGCGACGACAGCCGTCAGCCAGACAAAAGCTACCTGGCCATGCGCGAGTTCTGGGTGGGCTACAGCGGCCTCACCGCCTACCCGGGCGAGCAACTTCGCCTGGGTCGCCAGCGCCTGCGCAGCGACGATGGCATGTGGCGCGACACCAACATCGAAGCACTGAACTGGACCTTCGACACCACCCTGCTCAAGGCCGACCTGGGCGTGGCCCAGCGCTTCAGCGAATACCGCACCGACCTCACCGAGCTGGCCCCGGAAGACAAGGACCGCACGCACCTCTACGGCAACGTCGCCACACAATGGACCCCAGGCCATTGGGTAGGCGTACGCGCCCACCACACCCATGACAGCGGCAGCCTGAAGAACCCGGGCGAAACCGTCGATGCGCTGGACAAGACCCGCACCGGCGACCTGACCTGGCTGGGCCTTGAAGCCAACAGCGACGCCTACAACTGGCGCAACGACCACACCGTCAACTACTGGGGCAGCGTCACCTGGCTGACCGGTGACCGCGACACCCTCAGCAGCCAGGCCGTAGGCGACGAACAGGTTGCCACTGGCAAGCAGAGCGGCGACGTCAATGCCTGGGCCACCGACCTCGGCATCCGCCTGCGCCTGGACCCGCAATGGCAGGTCGGTGCGGCCTACGCCCGTGGCAGCGGCGGCGGTGGCGACGACGGCTCGAACAACTTCGAGCAGACCGGCCTTGAGAGCAACCGCTCCAACTTCACCGGCACCCGTTCACGCGTGCACCGCTTCGGCGAAGCCTTCCGTGGCGAGCTGGGCAACTTGCAGGCAGCCACCCTGTTCGCCTCCTGGCAGCTGCGCGACGACTACGACGCCAGCCTGATCTACCACAAGTTCTGGCGTGTCGACGGCAACCAGAACATCGGCTCCAGCGGCATCAACGCCGCCGTCGACGACAACGGCGTCAACCGCCAGCTGGTCGACGGCGAAAAAGACCTTGGCCAGGAAATGGACGTGGTCGTGACCAAGTACTTCAAGCAAGGCCTGCTGCCGGCTTCGATGAGCCAGGCCATCGACGAGCCGTCTGCCCTGGTGCGCCTGCGTGCCGGTGTGTTCAAGCCGGGCGACGCCTACGGCAAGGAAGCGGACTCGTACATGCACCGTGCCTTCGTCGATGTGATCTGGCGCTTCTGAGGCCGGTAGGGGACTGACCGTTATGAACCTTCACCCGCACTTACGTCACAGCCTGTTGGCCAGCGCCTTGCTGCTGGCCAGCGGCCTGGCCACTGCCGCAGAACCCCAGGTAATCGCCAAGGAGTTGCAGCAGGCCAAGACCTACACGGTGGCCAGCGCACCGATCGAGCCACTGCAGATGGACCCGCCAAAGCTGCCCGACCTGACCGGCTTCACCGCCGAAGCGGTGCAGAAGAAGATCGATCGCCGCCACAAAGGCAAGGTCAGCCTGCGCCGCATGTTCCAGGAGGACACCCTCAAGGAGTTCGTTGGTGGCGACAACAAGGCAGCCGAGTGGGTGCAGCGCCAGCACGGCATCCCGCAGGCGATCTTCGTCGATGACGGCCATGTCGACCTGGTCGAGCCTGAGCAAGAAGGTACCCAGGCAGTACCTCAGCGAAGTCGAGCCCGGGGTTTACCTGGCACGCCTGCCAATCGTGGTCGGGCAGAAGGGCATCCTCGAGATCGACGGCAAGGTCAAGCAGCTGCGCCTGTCCCAGGAGGGCGGTTCGTTCCTGGTCAACGACGGCAAGCTGTTCGTCACCGACACCCAGGTGACCGGCTGGCGGGAAAAGGACAACGGCCCGGCAACCTTCCGCTCGCCCAAGGAATTCCGCCCGTTCCTGTTGTCGTGGGGCGGTACCGAGACCTACATCGTCAACACCAAAATGGCCAGCTTCGGCTATGCCAAGTCCAAGTCGTATGGCGTGAGCATCTCGCAGTACACGCCGAACATGGCCAAGCGCATGGGCCGCCCGGAACCTACCGGCTGGATCATCGGCTCGGAATTCAGCGACATGTGGTACGGCTTTTACTGCTACGAGACCCAGGACTTCGTGGTCAAGGACAGTACCTACCGCGACAACATCGTCTATGGCATCGACCCGCACGACCGTTCGCACCGCCTGATCATCGCCGGCAACACCGTGTATGGCACCAAGAAGAAGCACGGCATCATCGTTTCACGTGAGGTGAATGACAGCTGGATCATCAACAACAAAAGCTACGACAACAAGCTTTCGGGCGTGGTGATCGACCGTAACAGCGTCAACAACCTGGTGGCCTACAACGAGATCTATCGCAACCACACCGACGGCATCACCCTGTACGAAAGCGGCGACAACCTGATCTGGGGCAACAAGCTGATCAACAACCGCCGCCACGGCATCCGTGTGCGTAACAGCGTGAACATTCGCCTGTACGAAAACATCGCCATGGCCAACGGCCTGGTGGGTGTTTACGGCCACATCAAGGACCTGTCCGACACCGACCGCGACATCGCCCTCGACCCGTTCGATACCAAGGTCTCGCTGATCGTGGTGGGTGGCGAGCTGGCGGCCAATGGCTCCGGCCCGCTGTCGATCGACTCGCCGCTGTCGGTCGAATTGTACAAGGTGTCCATGCTTGCCCCACGCAAGGCCAGTGGCATCAGCCTCAATGGCGTGCTGGGCGAGCGCCAGGACGAAATCCTCGACCTGCTGGTACGCCAGCAGAAGGCTGTGCTGATCGACCCGGTCGAACGCCAGACCGAAATGATCGATTAAGGAAGCCCAGACCATGACCCCACACCTGATGAAACTGCTGGGCCTGTCCGCCGCCCTTCTGGCAATCAGCCAAGGCGTGCGCGCCGACGACGTGAAGGCCCCCACCTTCAGCGCCGAGCCGTGCTGCCAGCTGTGCCCCGAAGCGCACGACGCCAGCCGCTACACCACCCGCTACCAGCAGAACTTCACCACGCTGGTGCAAGCCAAGGGCGACTGGCTGTTCCGTACCCGCGAAGACCTGCGCACCGAGTTCAACACCACCCCGGCCGGCTACAAGCGCCTGCAGCAAGTGCACGACGCGTTCAAGAAGCGTGGCGTGGAACTGGTGGTGGTCTACCAGCCCACCCGTGGCCTGGTGAACCGCAACATGCTCAACCCGGCCGAGAAAGCCGCCTTCGACTACCAGAAGGCCCTGGGCAACTACCAGGCCATGCTCAAGCGCTTCGCCAGCATGGGCTACAACGTGCCCGACCTGTCGCCGCTGACCAACGAGCAACTGGCCGCCGCCGACCAGGGCAAGGACTTCTACTTCCGTGGCGACCAGCACTGGACGCCGTATGGCGCCGAACGCGCAGCAAAAATCGTGGCCGACACCGTGCACAAGATGCCGGCCTTCGAAGGCATCCCGCGCAAGGAATTCGAGACGAAGAAATCCGGGCGCATGGGCAAGACCGGCACCCTGCATAACGTTGCCGGCCAACTGTGCGGCACCAGCTACGCCGTGCAGTACATGGACCAGTTCGCCACCGAACCGAAAGGTTCCAGCGGCGGCGACGACCTGTTCGGTGACGGCGGCAACGCACAGATCACCCTGGTCGGCACCAGCCACAGTGGCAAAAACTACAACTTCTCGGGCTTCCTCGAGCAATACATCGGCGCCGACGTGCTCAACGTCGCCTTCCCTGGCGGCGGCCTGGAAGGCTCGATGATCCAGTACCTGGGCAGCGAGGAATTCCAGAAGAACCCGCCAAAGATCCTGGTGTGGGAATTCTCCCCGCTGTACCGCCTGGACCAGG includes the following:
- the algX gene encoding Alginate biosynthesis protein AlgX (*Name algX), with the protein product MTPHLMKLLGLSAALLAISQGVRADDVKAPTFSAEPCCQLCPEAHDASRYTTRYQQNFTTLVQAKGDWLFRTREDLRTEFNTTPAGYKRLQQVHDAFKKRGVELVVVYQPTRGLVNRNMLNPAEKAAFDYQKALGNYQAMLKRFASMGYNVPDLSPLTNEQLAAADQGKDFYFRGDQHWTPYGAERAAKIVADTVHKMPAFEGIPRKEFETKKSGRMGKTGTLHNVAGQLCGTSYAVQYMDQFATEPKGSSGGDDLFGDGGNAQITLVGTSHSGKNYNFSGFLEQYIGADVLNVAFPGGGLEGSMIQYLGSEEFQKNPPKILVWEFSPLYRLDQETIWRQILGLLDDGCDDRPALMSASTTLKPGKNELMVNGKGGVIKDLINRNLQMDVKFEDPSVKVLQATLWYLNGRHEDIKLEKPETSDTDGRFVFQMREDEDWASQSLLAFEVQGPENGTQKVEAKLCKRNNFAVPAQTAQAGQ
- the algE gene encoding Alginate production protein AlgE (*Name algE), encoding MTLNPFVKAGIGLSFALLWSCPTLAEMTAEKNFGLDVKITGQSEDDRDLGTRPGGDVNGLGLDLRPWVYGERGNWSAYAMGQAVAATDTIETDTLRQNDDGTTTDTGDDSRQPDKSYLAMREFWVGYSGLTAYPGEQLRLGRQRLRSDDGMWRDTNIEALNWTFDTTLLKADLGVAQRFSEYRTDLTELAPEDKDRTHLYGNVATQWTPGHWVGVRAHHTHDSGSLKNPGETVDALDKTRTGDLTWLGLEANSDAYNWRNDHTVNYWGSVTWLTGDRDTLSSQAVGDEQVATGKQSGDVNAWATDLGIRLRLDPQWQVGAAYARGSGGGGDDGSNNFEQTGLESNRSNFTGTRSRVHRFGEAFRGELGNLQAATLFASWQLRDDYDASLIYHKFWRVDGNQNIGSSGINAAVDDNGVNRQLVDGEKDLGQEMDVVVTKYFKQGLLPASMSQAIDEPSALVRLRAGVFKPGDAYGKEADSYMHRAFVDVIWRF
- a CDS encoding Mannuronan synthase; this encodes MSLISIGDVLSTLQRDNFTKARKQKDGGSGLSAFGRLKAVTVTLGVFVVGVAAFGFVAKSLYGMYFVSHAEAGVVAVPTTTVTMPRDGTVSSLVESGGQITKGAPLASFTTSMLDMLKGNLDNAQLEPAKIEELFGKQLSGTLTSPCDCVVSRQLVDDGQYAAKGQAIFQLVPRTTTPMVEARFSYRQFDEVKPGTQVNFQIAGEDEVRTGQIVSSASLNSEDLASDIRVQIKPDSALPAELAGRPAAVNSDRGPSLNWLIDKAVARGL
- the algK gene encoding Alginate biosynthesis protein AlgK (*Name algK), which encodes MTSRHLDTCGSWLAGDRVRSTRPADISPALASRRQASSHRVRVNLGLCALAAAITLAGCAGLPDQRLANEAMKRGDTALAERNYKALADLGYSEAQVGLADIKVATRDPSQIKEAEATYRAAAATSPRAQARLGRLLVAKPDSTQAEREEAETLLKQAAKQGESNTLIPLAMLYLSYPQSFPKVNAQQQIDQWRAAGNHEAGLAQVLLYRTQGTYDQHLGDVEKICKTALNTTDICYVELATVYQKRGQADQQAALLGQLKSAYTRGAVPATRVDSVARVLADRSLGQTDEKTAKDLLEQVAPANPASWVSLAQLLYDFPELGDTDQLLAYIDKGREAEQPRAELLLGRLYYEGKTLPADAKKAEQHLQAAADAGEISAHYYLGQLYRRGYLGNVEPQKAVDNLLAAARGGQNSADYALAQLFSEGHGIRPQPGNAWVFAQLSQVNPTPQSAELLQQLDQQLTPDQRSQAQQLLAQEKQARGSMAQGANSTLAIEALQDDEKEVDGEDSL
- the algG gene encoding Mannuronan C5-epimerase (*Name algG) gives rise to the protein MTAMSTWSSLSKKVPRQYLSEVEPGVYLARLPIVVGQKGILEIDGKVKQLRLSQEGGSFLVNDGKLFVTDTQVTGWREKDNGPATFRSPKEFRPFLLSWGGTETYIVNTKMASFGYAKSKSYGVSISQYTPNMAKRMGRPEPTGWIIGSEFSDMWYGFYCYETQDFVVKDSTYRDNIVYGIDPHDRSHRLIIAGNTVYGTKKKHGIIVSREVNDSWIINNKSYDNKLSGVVIDRNSVNNLVAYNEIYRNHTDGITLYESGDNLIWGNKLINNRRHGIRVRNSVNIRLYENIAMANGLVGVYGHIKDLSDTDRDIALDPFDTKVSLIVVGGELAANGSGPLSIDSPLSVELYKVSMLAPRKASGISLNGVLGERQDEILDLLVRQQKAVLIDPVERQTEMID